Proteins encoded together in one Flavobacterium keumense window:
- a CDS encoding nitrite/sulfite reductase produces the protein MESFRTEIENPIVQKDIIDLERKIRLFKEGKIDDERFRSLRLARGVYGQRQEGVQMIRIKLPFGKVSSEQLIRITKVSDEYSTGRLHITTRQDIQIHYVSLDRTPELWADLEKDDITLREACGNTVRNITASETAGIDPDEPFDVSPYAHALFQFFLRNPVCQEMGRKFKMAFSSSDKDTALSYLHDLGFIPKIVNGERGFKVLLGGGLGSQPSHAELLSEFVPANQIIPMTEGVLRIFDRYGERAKRLKARMKFLIKEIGKDEFLRLVEEEKKALSFKTVEIDTTPFDGPIPAPALEVPKVTIEDTASFEAWKKSNVIAQKQAGYVAIGIKVALGDFYTDKARALADLIKNYGANELRFTLRQDILIRNIKEENLPFFYQELAKLDFVTLGYNTINDVTACPGTDTCNLGIASSTGIAVELERVLATEYPQYSNNNEITIKISGCMNACGQHNMAEIGFQGMSINSGKLVAPALQVLLGGGNLGNGQGRFSDKVIKIPSRRGPEALRLILNDFEANANGQSFLNYYDAKGEKYFYEFLKPLADVTNLTEADFVDWGNADNYVKAVGVGECAGVVIDLVATLLVEAKDKLTFSQEALNDQKWSDSIYLTYAGFVNAAKALLLAEKQKTNHHAGIIDLFDTVFVETNKIQLATAFKELVYQIKENEPSEAFAKQYLEQATAFFATIEEYRAKDLANA, from the coding sequence ATGGAAAGTTTTAGAACCGAAATAGAAAATCCGATTGTCCAAAAAGACATTATCGATTTAGAAAGAAAAATTCGATTATTCAAAGAAGGAAAAATTGATGACGAGCGTTTTCGTAGTCTTCGTTTGGCCAGAGGGGTTTATGGTCAGCGTCAAGAAGGGGTACAAATGATTCGTATCAAATTGCCTTTTGGTAAAGTGAGTAGCGAACAATTAATTCGTATTACTAAAGTGTCTGACGAATATTCGACAGGACGTTTGCATATTACCACGCGTCAGGATATTCAAATTCACTATGTAAGTTTGGATAGAACTCCGGAGCTTTGGGCTGATTTAGAAAAAGACGATATCACGCTGAGAGAAGCTTGTGGAAATACCGTTCGAAATATTACAGCGAGTGAAACAGCAGGAATTGATCCTGACGAACCATTTGATGTGTCGCCTTATGCACACGCCTTGTTTCAGTTTTTCTTACGAAATCCGGTGTGTCAAGAAATGGGACGTAAATTCAAAATGGCCTTTTCATCCTCAGATAAAGATACCGCTTTGAGTTATTTACACGATTTAGGATTCATCCCAAAAATTGTCAATGGAGAGCGTGGATTCAAAGTACTATTGGGGGGTGGATTAGGTTCGCAACCAAGCCATGCCGAATTACTTTCTGAATTTGTACCGGCGAACCAAATTATTCCGATGACGGAAGGAGTGTTGCGTATTTTTGATCGCTATGGCGAAAGAGCCAAACGTTTGAAAGCCCGTATGAAATTCTTAATTAAAGAAATTGGTAAAGATGAATTCTTACGATTGGTTGAAGAAGAGAAAAAAGCTTTGTCTTTCAAAACGGTTGAAATTGACACTACTCCTTTTGATGGTCCAATTCCAGCACCTGCATTAGAAGTGCCAAAAGTGACTATTGAAGATACTGCAAGTTTTGAAGCTTGGAAAAAATCCAACGTCATCGCTCAAAAACAAGCAGGTTATGTAGCCATCGGAATTAAAGTGGCTTTAGGTGATTTTTACACTGATAAAGCAAGAGCTTTGGCGGATTTAATTAAAAATTATGGTGCCAATGAATTGCGTTTTACCTTGCGTCAAGACATTTTGATTCGCAACATTAAAGAAGAAAACTTACCGTTCTTTTACCAAGAATTAGCCAAGTTGGATTTTGTTACTTTAGGGTACAATACTATCAATGATGTTACCGCTTGCCCTGGTACAGATACGTGTAATTTAGGAATTGCTAGTAGTACAGGAATCGCGGTAGAATTAGAACGCGTTTTAGCAACAGAATATCCGCAATACAGCAATAATAATGAAATCACGATTAAAATTAGTGGTTGTATGAATGCGTGTGGACAACATAATATGGCAGAAATTGGTTTCCAAGGAATGTCAATCAATTCAGGAAAATTAGTAGCGCCAGCCCTTCAAGTATTGTTGGGAGGAGGTAACTTAGGAAATGGCCAAGGTCGTTTTTCTGATAAAGTAATTAAAATTCCAAGTAGAAGAGGACCTGAAGCCTTGCGTTTGATTTTAAATGATTTTGAAGCGAATGCCAATGGACAATCGTTCTTGAATTATTATGATGCCAAAGGAGAAAAATATTTTTACGAATTTTTGAAACCTTTGGCAGATGTAACCAACTTAACAGAAGCTGATTTTGTCGATTGGGGAAATGCAGACAACTACGTAAAAGCAGTAGGTGTGGGTGAATGTGCAGGAGTGGTGATTGATTTAGTGGCTACTTTATTGGTAGAAGCGAAAGACAAATTGACGTTCTCTCAAGAAGCCTTGAACGATCAAAAATGGTCGGATTCCATTTATTTGACTTACGCAGGATTTGTGAATGCTGCCAAAGCGTTATTGCTTGCTGAAAAACAAAAAACAAACCACCATGCGGGTATCATCGATTTGTTTGATACCGTTTTTGTAGAAACCAATAAAATCCAATTGGCAACTGCTTTCAAAGAGTTGGTGTACCAAATTAAAGAGAACGAACCTTCAGAAGCGTTTGCAAAACAGTATTTAGAACAAGCAACAGCATTCTTCGCAACAATTGAAGAATACAGAGCAAAAGATTTAGCTAATGCATAA
- the cobA gene encoding uroporphyrinogen-III C-methyltransferase, with amino-acid sequence MHKNINYISASSLSFGEGRSGAQPKVTLVGAGPGDPDLLTIKGANALAEAQVVLYDALANEEILTYAPKKSIKIFVGKRKGCHTYSQDEINQLIVDNALTYGHVVRLKGGDPFIFGRGSEEIDFVESFGIPTAVVPGISSSVAVPAYQGISLTKRGVSESFWVITGTTSDRKLSNDVALAAQSSATVVILMGMSKLAQIVNLFQNESKGASPIAIIQNGTTPKEKIGVGTIDTIQNVVAEKKLSSPAIIVIGEVVRESNKLKGFYEEFISKEII; translated from the coding sequence ATGCATAAAAATATAAATTACATCAGTGCTTCCTCCCTCTCCTTTGGGGAGGGTCGGAGTGGGGCTCAACCCAAAGTAACTTTAGTAGGTGCTGGTCCAGGCGATCCAGACTTGCTTACTATCAAAGGAGCCAATGCTTTAGCAGAAGCTCAGGTGGTTTTGTATGATGCCTTGGCCAACGAAGAAATTTTGACTTATGCTCCTAAAAAATCAATCAAGATTTTTGTGGGAAAAAGAAAAGGATGTCATACCTATTCGCAAGATGAAATCAATCAGTTGATTGTAGATAATGCCTTGACTTACGGACACGTGGTGCGTTTAAAAGGAGGCGATCCATTTATTTTTGGACGTGGAAGTGAAGAAATTGATTTCGTAGAAAGTTTCGGAATCCCAACAGCAGTGGTACCTGGAATATCCTCTTCGGTAGCAGTGCCGGCCTATCAAGGAATTTCATTAACTAAACGTGGAGTTTCAGAAAGTTTTTGGGTAATTACAGGAACTACTTCCGACAGAAAATTGTCAAACGATGTGGCTTTGGCAGCACAGTCATCAGCAACGGTGGTGATTTTGATGGGCATGAGCAAATTGGCTCAGATTGTGAATTTGTTCCAAAACGAATCGAAAGGAGCTAGTCCGATTGCGATTATTCAAAACGGAACGACTCCAAAAGAAAAAATAGGAGTGGGAACTATTGATACGATTCAAAACGTAGTAGCAGAAAAGAAATTAAGTTCACCTGCCATTATTGTCATTGGTGAAGTGGTGAGAGAAAGCAATAAATTAAAAGGGTTTTACGAGGAATTTATTTCGAAAGAAATTATTTAA
- a CDS encoding precorrin-2 dehydrogenase/sirohydrochlorin ferrochelatase family protein → MERNELYPVFLKLHQLNVLIVGGGNVGLEKLSFMLKSSPNANVEVVAPRFLPELEALVAQHPSVKLTAKKFNRWMLRKRHLVIACTDDLKVNKRVFDLCRKRHLICNIADTPQLCDYYLGGIVTKGNVKIAISTNGKSPTTAKRLREFFEEIIPDDINTMVENLNEYRKTLKGNFEEKVQKMNEITESLKNKK, encoded by the coding sequence ATGGAAAGAAACGAACTATATCCTGTGTTTTTAAAACTACATCAATTGAATGTGTTGATTGTGGGTGGCGGAAACGTAGGTTTAGAAAAGTTATCTTTTATGTTAAAATCCAGTCCGAATGCCAATGTTGAAGTAGTAGCGCCACGATTTCTTCCTGAATTGGAAGCTTTGGTTGCACAACATCCTTCGGTTAAGCTAACAGCAAAGAAATTCAATCGTTGGATGCTTCGCAAACGCCATTTGGTAATTGCGTGTACTGATGATTTGAAGGTAAATAAAAGAGTATTTGATTTGTGTCGCAAGCGTCATTTGATTTGCAATATTGCAGATACGCCTCAGTTGTGTGATTATTATTTGGGTGGCATTGTAACCAAAGGAAATGTGAAAATTGCCATTTCGACCAATGGAAAATCACCCACAACAGCCAAGCGATTGCGAGAGTTTTTTGAAGAAATCATTCCAGACGACATCAATACAATGGTTGAAAATTTGAACGAATACCGCAAAACACTTAAAGGTAATTTTGAGGAAAAAGTTCAAAAGATGAATGAAATTACCGAATCGTTGAAAAACAAGAAATAG